Sequence from the Mastomys coucha isolate ucsf_1 unplaced genomic scaffold, UCSF_Mcou_1 pScaffold13, whole genome shotgun sequence genome:
ATGTTTAACATGCACCACATGAAACTGGGCAGGGTAGTAAATATCTACCCTTGAGAGgtgaaggcaagaagatcaggagttcaagcttatctacattgtgagttccaggctagcctgggatagaGGAGTTCCTGCTGCAAAAttcaataagtaaatcttaagaGTATTGCTATCCAGGATGAGAGAGCTTCAGGAAATGGACTCTGAGACACTGGGATTGCACACCAAGGGTTATTAAAGAATATCTCTGTAACAAGGAAGGGAACCCAATTATATAGAACACAAACTAAGGCCCTTCATCCCCACCAGCCAACCATTAGTCCCTATGTGTCTTCAGCAGCCCACAGCTTGGGAACAGGTGCCGGGACTCTGGGGAGAGGTCCAGATGGTGGGATCCCAGGTTGTCTGCTACAGGGGCTGACTGCTCCTATTTCTCAAGtaccttcctccttctccctgcccaGGAGAGTGTGAGGTGAACAAGACAAGGTAGGGCTCTTTCTCCTAATACACAAAGAGAAGGAAGTCTACAGAACACAGAACACTAATGTGCCTGCAGCCACCTAGAACTGTCTGTGGCtcctactgttttttttttttaaaactggaattattgcccagcggtggtggcacacgccttttaatcccagtacttgggaggcagaggcaggcagatttctgagtttaaggccagcctggtctacagagtgagttccaggacagccagggctacacagagaaaccctttaatttcttaagattaattttatgtgGTACGTGtgggtatatacacacacatgtgtgcttgcagaagtcagaagagggtcagatccctggagctggagttacagatggttgtgacatTTGTGCTGGAAATATAACGCCAAtcccctagaagagcagcaactattctttttgtaaaagaaaaggaaaaaaaaaaaaagacttattatgttctgcctgcatgtatgcctgcaggccaaaagagggcaccagttctcattatagatggctatgagccaccatgtggttgctgggaattgaactcaggactcttgGAAGGCCAGacagttctcttaacctctgagccatccctccagcctaaGCAGCAACtattcttaactgatgaaccatctcttctGCCCCTCTTTTCTTTAGAGATATCTTACAGTGTAactccaggctgacctccaactcaatATTCTCTTGGCCAAGCTTCCTAGAGTACTAAGAATATGTATGTAAACACCACACTTGCTCTTCAaccttatcatcatcatcatccatcaGAGATTAGGTCTCTAGATGTAGCCCTGGATAGCCTTAAACTAGCTATGTAGAGCAAActgcccttaaactcagagatctgcctacctctacttCCAAATTATGGGATGAAGAGCATCCAATCTCTTCAAACTTTTATTTTAGTAGTTTTGAGAaggtagggctagagagatggctcagtggctaagaggacggctgctcttctagaggacccaggtttgagccccagcacatagatggttgctcacaactgaaattctagttccaggggatctgacttcctcttctggcctctgtggacactgcacattgtgcagacacatgcagacaacacacacaaacaactaaAAAGTTATACCTTTAAAgcaaggttttatttcttttttcttttctttctttctttttttttttttaagatttatttattttatgtatatgaaagcTCTCCCTGCATGTATATtttcatgccagaagagggcatcagacaaactcattatagatagttatgagccaccatgtggctcctgggaattgaactcaagacctctggaagagcagctggttctcttatccactgagccatctctccagccccttataaatacatttttttacttttttttttttcagtttttcgagacagggttttctttatagccctggctgtcctggaactcactctgtagaccaggctggcctcaaactcacagaaatccacctgcctctggttcatgtgccatcacacccagcctaaattttaatttttctgtaatttatttttattttatgtacattagtgttttgcctgcatgtgtgcctatgaGTCTAtgagagggcatcaaattccctgattacaggcagttgtgagctgccatgtgggtgctgggaattgaactctggttcttTGAAAGAACTGCCAgtactctcaaccactgaaccatctctccagcaccctaaattttgtttaaaaaattaatttgaaaatgaattcttgccaggcagtggtggcacatgcttttaattccagcacttgggaggcagaggcaggctgatttctgagttcaaggccagcctggcctacagagtgagttccaggacagccagagctacacagagaaaccctgtctggaaaataaaaaaaaaaaaaaaagaattcttgctAGTTTGTTTGGTGTATCTATGTTTATATGGGTGGGTGCTtgtggaaggcagagaaaaaCCTGCAGGGGTTGGTTCTCTTTCTGCCCTGTGGAGATGCTGAGGGATAAACTCAGGTCACCAATCTTGATGCCAGGCTATCCACCCATGGAGTCATCTTGATAGCCTGATTGCATTCATTATTGGTGACAACTGGTCACCAATTACAGCCTGTTACTTCTGTTGAGGTGGTTCCTCAGGGCTACCTTACCTAATAAGACAAGCAAACCTGGGCCTTAGTTGCACAGGTTTGTAATCCTAGACACTTAGAAGATTAAGGCAGGGGGATTGTTAAATTCAATGCCTACCAAACTACAGAaaaagttcaaggttagtctggacaacttagtgagaaggtctcaaaatataaagtatacCTCATCAATAGAATGcttacttgagattttttttaaaaaaaaaaaaaaaaaaacatatacactacactgttgctatcttcagacacaccagaagagggcaacagatttcaataccgatggttgtgagccaccatgtggttaatgggaattgaactcaggatctctgaaagagcagccagtgctcctagccTCTGAGCTATCCATCTCTCTAGTTCGCTTATCTGAGTTTTAATCCCCACtaccacacacacaagaaaattatTAGATTAATAAACAAAAGACAGGCAACAGGCAAACCTAGCAAAAATTCCCCACCCACACGCGTCTTCCTAGCTACCCACGGAGGTAGAAAGATGAAGGCCTGTCAGCCTAGGAAAGAAGACACCAGAGCTGCTAGAATGCTACTCAGAAATGTAGATAGGGGGctagaagatccaggttcaattcccactgctcacagagcagctcacagccatctataactctagttgcAGGGGATCCATGCCCTCTGTGCGttcctgcatgcacacagtgcatatatactcaaacacacacacacacacacacacacacacacacacacacacaccaaaggaaggaagaaaggaagggagggaaggaggaaggaaagaaggaagaaaggaaggaagaaaggaaggaaggaaggaaaggaaggagggaggaaggaaggaaaggagggagggaggaaggaaggaaggtaggtagaCGGGAACATGGACCTTAAAAGAAATTGGATTCCAGgccagaaaataattttaatttgagtAGAATGGATAGTCACCTCATCACTTCCTTAAGTCTTGCTCTATTGACTCCTCATCTCTGAGTTTctgaggaggaggatcaggaggaagaggaagagcaggcagaATGTCTAGCATGGCTTCCAAGTGGGAAGGAGGCTCTCGTGTGGTAGGTTGCTTCTGGATCTAGAGGAACTTCGTATCCTTTAGAGCTGGGAGCtggcatgaaataaaataatttatgtgtgGTCTGCTGCCTTCACCAGTctcatctcctctcttcttcctcatggCCACTGGATAGCCGCATCACACGTGGACCCATGGCAACTCCAGGTCACTTTTAAAGAATCTGAAATGCATATGTACAATGAGAAAGGGTGAACTTGGGAGGGGCCAGGAAGGAAAGCGGGGAGGAAGAGCCTGGGTCTGCAGTCATGACCCTTAGCCTTTCTGGCTAAGGAACCAGAGCCCGAAAATAGGActgaggggtgggaggggaggagtggaATGGGTGAatttggggaagggaaagaaatttaaaatgtaccTTTTCTGCTGAGGTGCAGCCTTTGCTGTTGTTCATGTTGATATTCTTCATGGAGATGAGTGTGATGCTGTCTTTCTCTCCATTTGCTGTTGAGCAGCTGGGATGGGAAGGAGCCAGGGttagagagaggaggggatggaACACCGGAGAGTGAAGGGGCTGCAGAGAACTGTGCCCTCAGTCTTCATGCCAGAAAACTCTACTTAGGGATGGATCATAAGAAAATGATAATGTGCTCTGAAACCCATGAGACTTGTACTTAAACTTggtttatttctgttctttttcaagCCAGGTTGGTTTACAACTATAAGCCCAGCCAGGTTGTTGCTTTACAAGTGTAAGCCTAGCACTTGGTAGGTAAGAGGTAGGAAGATAGggaattcagggtcatcctcagctacataatgagttcataGCTAGCCCAGGCTCTGTGGGACCCTTCTCAACAGAGCAAAacgaagaagaaaaagaagaagaagaagaagaagaagaagaagaagaagaagaaggaggaggaggaggaggaggaggaggaggaggaggaggaggaggaggaggaggaaaaacctGTTTATCCTATCTACTAGTGTTTGAtcttgaccaagttataattTGTCATGCTCCAGGTTTCAAAGCATGCTTTATGCttcagggaagagaaaaaaattgctgTAAAAATTTGAAATAAGATCACAACTTATATGTTATTGTGTATGGTACATAATAGGTTTCTGTTTTGGTTTCCCAAgttggggtttctctgtgtagctctggctgtcctggaactcactctgtagactaggctggccttgaactcagagatctaactgcctctgcctcctgagtgctggcattaaaagcatgcaccCACACCTGGCTTCAGAGTAGGTTTTCAACAAGTTTCTTCTGCTTAGAGAGGATATATCCTATATTGGGATCTGCATTTTCATGAGAAGGCAACAGAAGCTGAGCCCTGGTGCTGAAGAACCTCACTTATCTCTGCTGAGCCTGCCAGCCTGCCCCAGCTTCACTGAAGACTGGAGAACTATGAGGCATATGTCTTCAAGTGGTATGaatgggtgtggtgtgtggtgggaAGCAagcattcctctgtgtgtgtgtgtgtgtgtgtgtgtgtgtgtgtgtgtgtgtgtgtgtgtgtgcagaaggcAGAGAGCGATGTTTTCCTCTTGGGGTAAAGGGATTTGGAATCAGAAGATTCCTCTCATGAGCTTCTACAATCTTACCTTTCAGATAGCCCTGAACTCCCTGGTTTCTGTGGATCTGTAAAATCCCAAAGGCACAGATTAGGGTCATATGCTGTAACTCAGATGTCCAGCTTCCCCTCAGAGTCCAACAAAGCCCACCTCCCAACTCGTCAAATGCTGCTTCTATGCCACTCCTTCCCTGGGCCGAGCTGCCATCAGCCTGAGCCCCCTGCTCAGGCTCCTGCAGCACAAGGCTCAAGGGAGTCCAGGTCAAGACATTTACCTTCAGACTCCTTGTTCTTCCGACACTTAAATCTTAGACTGACCACACTGACCAGGACGATCACTACAACCACCAGGATGACAATGAAGCTGATGACACCTGAGCagggaagagatggagacaggaggaagaggtgggacaATAAGGATGAGTGTGCAGTTCCCTGCCCAGgttagtgtctgtctgtgtgtgcatacatgtgtgcatgtgcgtgcgtttGTGTGTGCTCGCGTGCATACTATATATTTGCTCTGAGAGTGAAGTGGACTCTGCTTCTCTTGGGAAGATGAATAATCTACTAGCTGGTACCCTTAACTAATGTAGACTACTTAGTCAAGCTACATCATCCATAAGAACATGGAACCCAAGAGAGCCAAGACGGCTTTCCATCCTGGCCTTGCTTATCAGCAAGTCCATCCCAGAATGAATAGGTGAGATTAGAACTTGTGTCTTAACCAGAGTCTAAGTCAGTCCCAAGGTGGAGTCCCCCCTCATGCCCCATCCTCCCTGCCATCTCTCACCAAAGGCAGCCACCGTTAGCACTGACTGTGATGTGGGGGTAGGCGGGATGGTCATCTTTTTTGTCCAAAGGCTGGTAGCTTCTGGACTGGGCATAGCATCCCGAGACGCTTCTGAAATAGAGAGGGCGTTGGTACATCAGTGAAGGGAACTGCTGAGACCTGGCAGAGAGTATCAGTTTCTTTCCTGATGCCCTGAGGGAAGAGCTTGCCTAGAGCTAACGGCCACAACCAGACCCCTGAAGACCGAGGATGCAGATCTCACACCTCTACATGAGCAGCTCAGCCAGTTGCTCACATTACTGTTTTCAGAGGACTCCAGAGAGGCTAAGGTGCTTCCCATCACACGTGGTACCCAGAAGAAAGGGACTATGCTGCAGAAACAGGGAAACCACACTGGGCAAAGTAGAGCCATCTATGTTCTGCCAACAGCTGAAGATGGGAGGAAAGAGGACATTGGCCTAAAGGGCTAGGGTGCCAGGCAAGGCACATAGGTTTCTGGCCCTCTTAAGATGATACTGGGCTAGCTAAAtgactcaacaggtaaaggtgcttgccaccaaggctgatgacctgagttcaagccctatGACCTATATGGTTGAAGGATGGGACCAATGTCACATTATCCTTTCCTTGCCCAAGTCAAGTACCCTcagacctattttttttttaccctattTCCTTATTTGTACTGACTTCCTGAATAAGCCTGGGAGGGTACAATGTCCAATGACCAAAAGATGACTTGAAATAAAAACATGTCTCGCCACTCTCTTTGCTGGGAACACACACTGGACATacctcctctgctgctgctgctgctgctttctgggGCTCCTGTGCCTGCACCGGAAGCAAATGGCCAAGATGAAAGATCCCATCTCTCCCAATATACCCTGAGAAGAATCTAGCCCTTTCTCAACGCTTCCCATTTCCCTCCTCAATCTGTTCTTTTCTCAGGTTCATATTCAGGAGTGTTTAACCTTGACTGTGACCAGACCCCAGTTCCCTGTTTCTACTTCTCCCCAATGCTTTCTTGTAATTTCCCAAACCAGGGTACCACTGGTGTAGTTTCTAGACTTAAGAGCCTCCACTCCCACACTGAGGGCAGAAGGGACCCATCCAGACATATCTAGGGTCATCACTTCCTTGCCCGCCTACCCTGGGTACTCACTAGGTCCCAGTGTGTGCTTCTGTGGCTGGAAGGACATCAAGTCTGGCAAGGAAAGGGAGTGTTTATCCATGGTCCTTGACCTTGGCGTCACAGAATGACTGGATACCCAGGAGGCCTGAGATGACTTCTGTAGAATTTCTGTGGATCGGGAAGGACGTGTGACTGGTTATAATATGCACAGAGAGGGTTCCTTAGTCCAAAATATCCTTTCTTTCTGatccttttcttgtgtgtgtatggtgctgGTGATTAAACGTAGGCTGTCTTTTATGTGAAGGTAAGCCCTATACCCTGGAACTATAGCCCCAGCCCTCCCTTGTCACCTTCAATTCCAGAAGGAGCTATTCTCTGGCTCACCTCTGGACCTTGCTCTGCTTCCGAagcatctttccctccctccaccccacagTCTCCCCTTGTTCATCTCCCTCCTTTGCTGGCTTGGTTCTCCAGGCCGCTGCCCATGGGAGGGGCCCCCAGAGCTAAAGTCTAAAGGGGCTGACATCTGGGTGGGTCCTGTGATACCCGTCCCTGCTCCCTTGCTGTGGAATCACCAGTGTGAATCCctgtcttcctgtcccttctgccATGGGCTCCGCATCCCCAGACTGTGTCCTGCTCCATTGGGGCCTCTGCAGTCTCAACAGCTGAGTACCTGGGGTAACGGTGTTCAGCCGAAGGCTGCCAGGCTCTGAGGAAGATCTGTCTCCTGCAAGGACAGAAGCAGATGGGGAGAGCACATGGGGCCGGACTGCTGGTGCCATAGCCCTTTGCCCATCTGAAAAGCCCCAGGATCAAGTAGGTCTGAATGGCTGTGGGTGAGCATGGGAGGGTAGAGGGGGGCTTCTTGGCAGTCGTACTCATTCACTCACTTGAGCTGAGAGAAACTGGCTGGGGTTTCAGACTCTTGAAGAGCCCTGAAACACATCATTTGAGGGGCTTGCTATCTCTATCCTCCAACGGTTCTGtgcccttctctctgtctctgaagctagatttgttgttgcttgttggttgtcctctttccctccctcctttacctCTGACTAGTCATCTCTTCCCCCTTCCAGGCATGTTAAATGAGACCAGTTGAATGGGCCCGAGACCTTTGGCCCAAGCTCCCATCCCCCGCTTTCAGTGAAAAAGAAAGACCTGAACCCCCTCCTCAGATCTTACCCTGTGAGGTCTGAGTTGTCATAGGTTGAGAGCTGTAGCCTGTGAGAGAAAGCAAAAATGCACAGACTATGACTGGGCgtggtgatgtatgcctttaatcccagaattcagaaggcagagaggtaggcgtatctctttgagttcaaggccagcctgaacatagtgagttccaggacagctagggctacatagagagaccctgtcacaaaacaaaacaaaacaaaacaaaacatagattGCTTTGATAATGCTGCCAAGCGGAGCCCGTGAGGGAAACCAGACTTTTTGGCTGTCTAAAATGCCCGTGCTTGAAGGCAGGCACACTTGGCAGGGGATTAAAGGATAAGGGCTTGTCACCATCACCTACCTCTCTGTTCAGAGTCCTAGAGTCTTCTACTGTCTCTTCAACCCTCAATAGTTAGCACCCTGACACAAGTCTAGGGGACGGTTATTCAAACTAGTGACACATCTGATCAAACACACAGAACTCTGGATCTCTGGGTCTATGCACTACTGGCCCATTTGTTTCCTCCTGTGAAAACTGTCATTTTGGCCCCAATctaaaggaaggggagaaggtaaATGAAATTCAATAGAGTTTAGGGCTTATATTGGCTTATGCCTGCTTTTGCATACttattctctcccccctccctttctctctttctgtctgtctgtctctctctctctcctccctccactcctaaCCAGAGGTAATGGCCTGCCCAGGAAACAAGTTCTGAGGTATGTTCAACAGGAGAGGAAGTTCTGAAAAGAGTGACTGGTTCACTCTCACAGGCAGAGGCAAGTTTAAAAATGGTTGTTCTAGTCTAAACCCAGGGAGGAGGTTACCAGCAGCTAATAGTTGGGGCTCTTGTTAGCTATTCTGTTTGTACACATGCGTGTTTGTAAGCTGTGTTTGTAGGCCTCTGCATAGATATGCCtatgcttttatgtgtgtgtggaggggggtacCTCGAAGGTCAGGTTATGTTTGCTCACTTTCCACAATGAAATCATTCTTGAAACCTATGAACAATGTGCAATGAAAACAGGGAAATGGAACTGCCCATCTGGAGCCACTCCCTCCATGCAGGCTGGGGCTGAGGTGGCCAATCTGCTCCTACTGTTTCCTTGACTTCCCTTCAGTAGGGAATCATCAGACCCAGGCCCCGACAGGACTGAGGCAGCTGAAATCCAGGGGCCCAACCCAGGCTTTGGCAGCCTGCTggtctgtttgttttccttaagGCCTTACTGTTCTTCCAATGAGCTATCCGCACTATCCATATGGAGCTTATATCCACACTTGGATACTGTGGAATTGTTTGCAAGCCAAAGCTTCCCCAACCCTGAGATGTGTTTTTCTAGGTCAAGATCTCTCACATCCCTGCTTCTTTGTGGGTAGAGGTTCCAGAAAGAAGTAAATATTACAGGAACTCCAGGCTACGATGAATCCTTTCTGGCACGGGATGAGCCTGGGCTAACGCTTTGCATCCAAAACCTCTGAAGACAACTGCTTCCTGTTCAAGCACTGCATGCATTTCATATTAGTTCTTTAAGGACTTGAAGTCCAAGCACACCTTTCTAAATATATCTAGAAGATGATCTATAAGTTTTTTTGAGGAGTTCCCAGGGCACAACCATCAAGCTGTAAAAGCCTGTACTCTCTCGCTCTTACCCGACCCCTCCCAACTTGTCATCTTTGAAGATTCTTCTGCGAGCAGAGGAGGGCCTTGAGGAATTGTGTGCTTTGGTAGGCCCGGTGCCTCAGACCAGGGGACATACAGACACCCAAAGAGCTGTGGCCACAAGAATTTCTAACTTTCCTGACCTCTGCTTCCTAATCCCTACCTGCTTCATTTCCTTCCAGCCTAACCTCGCCCACGCCTGTTTTCCTCAGCAGCACAGTTTAGTGTTGGaaagcatgggggggggggtggctctGTGGTGGAGAGCACTTATCTAGCATGTGTGAGCTTGTGTGAGGCCCTAGGatcaatcctcagcaccacaagagaaaaaaagaacctgGGAATTTGAGCTCTGGCTTCACTCACTGCCTGAGTTGGGCCTGGATTCTCTGAACCGCCAGAGGCTGAGGTGTAATTCTGCATAAGCCCTACACCacctgggtggggtggggcagagccTCCGAAGTTGTTGAGGGGAAAAGAAATTACACATAAAGCACATAGCCCCCCCACCCCTGACAACACTTGCTTAATCTGTGCTAGGCATTTAAAATTTTGCCCCATTCTCTTGATTTCTCCAAATCTAAAGACAGGCCGACTCTCCCCAGTCAAACTCCTATGTAGGCATGAATTTGCTCCAGACAATCCCTCAGCCATCCAAGTGATGCTGACAACTACTGTGAGCTCCTGGATGAGGAGGTCGGGCAAGCGAGGGTGCCAATGGATTAGATAAAGTCTAGGCTGGCATTAGGAAAGGCTGTACATTTGGAAGGCCTGTGGAATGCCTCATAAATCCCCCACACCAATCTTTGACTCTCCCCGCTGTGGGAGTTGATGGGCAAGAAGGGGCGTCAGCATTGACCCCAGCCCGTGGGCTTCTAGAGAAATGTCTCCCAACGTTTTCTGGAACACAGACCCTCTGGCCTGTCTTCCCAATGCTTGCTACACAGCTTCAGATGTCCTCCACAAAGGAccgggggtgggggcaggggcggggtggggtgacAAAGGGAAGTTGCTGCCCTGTGAATCAGAGTGTCCTGGACTTCTTTCTCATGGTTCCCAGCAATGGCTCCCTAATTAGAGGATCGTGCCTCCAGACCCCACTCATGACTGCCGGCAACGTCTGAGATGCATAATTCCGGTCATCTCAATGGCCCCTATGCCGTGTGTATATCCTCCTTGCTAAAGAGTTCTTTGTGTCTAGCCAGAAACCCTCTTGATGTGATTTGAGATTAAAATCAGCATTTGAAATTCAAAGGTTGTAATTCTTCACAGGCAAGGACAAAAGAGAAGATGACCTGTAAACCCCAAGGTGCAGACCATTATGTACTAGAATTTTCCATAGAGTGACCATAGTGCCTCTATTAGTAGAGAGTATTGACAAGGCAGCACAGACTTCTCCTGCTCGTTCACTTCTAAGAAAGAACTTTCAGGTTCTGTCACTCATCAAGCCTGGGCTAGACTCTCTGGGGGAGCcctagaaaatattataacagcCTAACAGAGTCTGTTTGACCAGGGTGGTAATTCCCATCCTCCAGGCCAGCCGATCCCCTTCATGGAAAGGCTCTGGAATTTCCCTTCTTCAGGCAGAGCTCTGGATGGGAACTGTGTTGGCAGGAGgaggagtgaggaggaggaggggaggcttGCTGGGGAAAAGTGGCAAGTGCATCTTACCT
This genomic interval carries:
- the Ecscr gene encoding LOW QUALITY PROTEIN: endothelial cell-specific chemotaxis regulator (The sequence of the model RefSeq protein was modified relative to this genomic sequence to represent the inferred CDS: inserted 1 base in 1 codon), which encodes MDREYXEEPATHPADLGTSGAMRLGSAILGLLLLQGYSSQPMTTQTSQGDRSSSEPGSLRLNTVTPEILQKSSQASWVSSHSVTPRSRTMDKHSLSLPDLMSFQPQKHTLGPSTGAPESSSSSSRGEASRDAMPSPEATSLWTKKMTIPPTPTSQSVLTVAAFGVISFIVILVVVVIVLVSVVSLRFKCRKNKESEDPQKPGSSGLSESCSTANGEKDSITLISMKNINMNNSKGCTSAEKIL